One window of Clostridiales bacterium genomic DNA carries:
- the aspS gene encoding aspartate--tRNA ligase, whose protein sequence is MGESIYGITRTHMCADLCSKNIGQDVVLMGWVQRKRNLGSMIFVTLRDRTGIVQVTFNDKTPDKLFKKAESVKSEYVLAVLGKVARRTEKDINKNMATGEIEVIADDLRILSESETPPIYIEEDIDANEAIRLKYRYLDLRRPDMQRNLMLRHKVAKVARDYYDENGFLEIETPVLTKSTPEGARDYLVPSRIHKGKYFALPQSPQLFKQLLMVSGFDRYFQVVKCFRDEDLRADRQPEFTQLDLEMSFVNVDDVIAINEGFLKRVFKEVLDIDLKIPFERLTYKEAMRRFGSDKPDTRFGMELIDMSDLVFNCDFKVFSQAIANGGSVMAINAIGGAKFSRKEIDALGEFVKTYKAHGLAWIAVEENGVRSPIAKFFDESKLNELLERAKAKVGDLVLFIADENKVVFDALGQLRLEVAKKLNMIDSDKFNFLWVTEFPLLEYDPEERRWVAMHHPFTSPMDEDIKYLDTDPGQVRAKAYDIVLNGIEIGGGSIRIHIKELQSKMFELLGMSEKESYDKFGHLLEAFKYGTPPHGGLAFGLDRLVMLMAKRESIRDVIAFPKVQNSSCPLTNAPDTVSEEQLEELHIKNITNE, encoded by the coding sequence ATGGGCGAGAGTATATATGGAATAACAAGAACACATATGTGTGCCGATTTATGTAGCAAAAATATAGGACAAGATGTTGTACTTATGGGATGGGTGCAAAGAAAGAGAAATTTGGGTAGCATGATTTTTGTTACACTAAGAGATAGAACAGGAATAGTGCAAGTTACTTTTAATGATAAAACTCCTGATAAGTTATTTAAAAAAGCTGAATCGGTTAAGAGTGAGTATGTGTTAGCGGTATTGGGAAAGGTTGCAAGACGAACAGAAAAGGATATAAATAAAAATATGGCAACAGGAGAGATTGAGGTAATAGCAGATGATCTTAGAATATTGAGTGAGTCTGAAACTCCGCCTATATATATAGAAGAAGATATAGATGCCAATGAGGCTATTAGATTAAAATATAGATATCTAGATTTAAGAAGACCGGATATGCAGCGTAATCTTATGTTAAGACATAAGGTGGCAAAGGTTGCAAGAGATTACTATGATGAGAATGGATTTTTGGAAATAGAAACTCCTGTACTAACTAAAAGTACACCCGAAGGAGCAAGAGACTATTTGGTACCAAGTAGAATACATAAGGGCAAGTATTTTGCATTGCCACAATCGCCACAATTATTTAAACAATTACTTATGGTATCAGGATTTGATAGATATTTTCAAGTTGTAAAGTGCTTTAGAGATGAAGATTTAAGAGCAGATAGGCAACCTGAATTTACACAGTTAGACTTGGAGATGTCGTTTGTTAATGTTGATGATGTTATAGCTATAAATGAAGGCTTTTTGAAAAGAGTCTTTAAAGAAGTGTTAGATATAGACTTAAAAATTCCATTTGAAAGACTAACATATAAAGAAGCCATGAGAAGATTTGGATCAGATAAGCCAGATACAAGATTTGGTATGGAATTAATCGATATGTCTGATTTAGTTTTTAATTGTGACTTTAAAGTATTTAGCCAAGCAATAGCCAATGGTGGAAGCGTGATGGCCATAAATGCTATAGGAGGAGCCAAGTTTAGTAGAAAAGAAATAGATGCGTTAGGGGAGTTTGTGAAAACATATAAAGCTCACGGACTTGCATGGATTGCTGTGGAGGAAAATGGTGTGAGATCACCTATAGCGAAGTTTTTTGATGAATCAAAATTAAATGAATTATTAGAAAGAGCAAAAGCAAAAGTGGGAGATCTTGTGCTTTTTATAGCGGATGAAAATAAAGTTGTGTTTGACGCTTTGGGACAGCTAAGGCTTGAGGTGGCTAAAAAACTTAATATGATTGATAGTGATAAATTTAATTTCTTATGGGTAACAGAGTTCCCATTACTTGAGTATGATCCAGAAGAAAGAAGATGGGTAGCAATGCATCATCCGTTTACAAGTCCTATGGATGAGGATATAAAATATTTAGATACGGATCCAGGACAAGTTAGAGCTAAGGCGTATGACATTGTGTTAAATGGAATAGAGATAGGCGGAGGAAGTATAAGAATACATATTAAAGAGTTACAATCCAAAATGTTTGAGTTGTTGGGCATGTCTGAAAAAGAATCTTATGATAAATTTGGACATTTATTAGAGGCATTTAAGTATGGAACACCACCTCATGGAGGATTAGCATTTGGATTAGATAGACTTGTTATGTTAATGGCAAAAAGAGAATCAATAAGGGATGTTATAGCTTTTCCTAAAGTACAAAATTCGTCCTGCCCATTAACAAATGCTCCAGATACGGTATCAGAGGAGCAATTGGAAGAATTGCATATAAAAAATATTACTAATGAGTAA
- a CDS encoding histidine--tRNA ligase — MIKKPKGTHDILPDEIDTWRALEEKFFGVCERFGYKEIRLPVFEHTELFQRGVGDTTDIVQKEMYTFKDKGDRSLTLRPEGTAGVARSFIENGMSELQKPVKLCYNITAYRYENVQKGRYREFHQLGLEAFGAEGPEIDVEIISLLNLYLNSLGLENISLSINSIGCPKCRKEYNEILKEFLGNKLDGFCGLCRDRFSKNPLRILDCKNEKCQEITREAPLLVDYLCDECRDHFEGLQKGLNNLGLDYKINKRIVRGLDYYTKTVFEFEAGAIGAQSAICGGGRYDGLIEECGGKPTCGIGFAIGLERLILLLGSEGIKLGCKDIPSIYVASTDGTREYVQKLTFELRRLGITAWCDLMNKSLKAQMKYADKINAKYCVVIGEDEVTTNSCVIKDMKNGEKREVAIDELSKILTN, encoded by the coding sequence ATGATAAAGAAACCAAAGGGTACTCATGATATATTGCCAGATGAAATAGACACGTGGAGAGCTTTAGAGGAAAAGTTTTTTGGTGTTTGTGAAAGATTTGGTTATAAAGAAATAAGACTTCCTGTGTTTGAACATACTGAATTATTCCAAAGAGGTGTGGGAGACACAACTGATATAGTGCAAAAAGAGATGTATACATTTAAAGATAAGGGTGACAGAAGTTTAACTTTGCGTCCTGAAGGGACAGCAGGAGTTGCGAGAAGCTTTATTGAAAATGGGATGTCAGAATTACAAAAGCCTGTAAAACTTTGTTATAATATAACTGCTTACAGGTACGAGAATGTGCAAAAAGGACGCTATAGAGAATTCCATCAGTTAGGATTGGAAGCCTTTGGAGCAGAGGGACCTGAAATTGATGTAGAAATTATATCATTGCTTAATTTATATTTAAATAGTTTAGGGTTAGAAAATATTTCTCTTAGTATAAATAGTATAGGGTGTCCAAAGTGTAGAAAAGAATATAATGAGATATTAAAAGAGTTTTTGGGTAATAAGCTTGATGGGTTTTGTGGTTTATGTAGAGACAGATTTAGCAAAAATCCATTGCGAATACTAGATTGTAAAAATGAAAAGTGTCAGGAAATAACAAGAGAGGCACCATTATTAGTTGATTATTTGTGTGATGAATGTCGTGATCATTTTGAAGGGCTACAGAAGGGGTTGAATAATTTAGGTTTAGATTATAAGATAAATAAGAGAATAGTTAGAGGCCTAGATTATTACACCAAGACAGTCTTTGAATTTGAGGCTGGAGCTATAGGAGCTCAAAGTGCTATTTGTGGTGGAGGACGTTATGATGGTTTGATAGAAGAATGTGGAGGGAAACCAACATGTGGTATTGGTTTTGCCATTGGTTTGGAGCGCTTAATTCTTTTATTAGGAAGTGAAGGGATAAAGTTAGGATGCAAGGACATACCTAGTATTTATGTGGCGTCTACAGATGGTACTAGAGAGTACGTTCAAAAATTAACTTTTGAATTAAGACGGCTTGGGATTACTGCATGGTGCGATTTAATGAATAAGAGCTTAAAAGCACAGATGAAGTATGCAGATAAAATAAACGCTAAGTATTGTGTTGTAATAGGTGAAGATGAGGTAACAACCAATAGCTGTGTTATAAAAGATATGAAGAATGGAGAAAAAAGGGAAGTAGCTATAGATGAGTTATCTAAGATTTTAACAAACTAA
- a CDS encoding Nif3-like dinuclear metal center hexameric protein has product MKLFLKDVAAYIEKISPVSLACEWDNVGLIIGNSDKPIKRIVVCLDLTREVLDFAIQKNANLILSHHPFIFKGVKKINTKESYGKMVEDIIKNDICVYAAHTNFDFAHNGLNDLLAKVIDLHYSNSLYLGQSKDRIVGKIGEVIGDKTFGEFAEKVKEKLNVENVRIAGDVDKVVKRVAVFCGSFDENFLNLVTKRADVIVTGDLKHHVVLDIMQKGLCAIDAGHFGTEHIFVDYIKRLLTQNFDGIEVFALSDEKDLFKYL; this is encoded by the coding sequence GTGAAGTTGTTTTTAAAGGATGTTGCAGCCTATATAGAAAAGATTTCGCCTGTTAGTTTAGCTTGTGAATGGGATAACGTAGGTTTGATAATAGGTAATTCGGATAAGCCAATAAAACGTATAGTGGTTTGTTTGGACTTAACTAGAGAAGTTTTGGATTTTGCAATACAAAAAAATGCAAACTTAATATTATCACATCATCCATTTATTTTTAAAGGAGTTAAAAAAATCAATACAAAAGAGTCGTATGGTAAAATGGTAGAGGACATAATAAAAAATGATATATGTGTTTATGCGGCTCATACTAATTTTGATTTTGCTCATAATGGGTTAAACGATCTTTTGGCGAAAGTAATAGATTTGCACTATTCAAATAGTCTTTACTTGGGGCAATCCAAAGATAGGATAGTGGGAAAAATAGGTGAAGTTATAGGAGATAAAACATTTGGTGAATTTGCAGAGAAAGTAAAAGAAAAATTAAATGTTGAAAATGTTAGGATTGCTGGGGATGTGGACAAGGTGGTAAAAAGAGTTGCAGTGTTTTGCGGGTCATTTGATGAGAACTTTTTGAATTTGGTTACAAAAAGGGCAGACGTTATAGTAACAGGAGATTTAAAACATCATGTAGTGTTGGATATAATGCAAAAAGGATTGTGTGCCATTGATGCTGGTCATTTTGGTACAGAACATATTTTTGTTGATTATATAAAAAGATTGTTAACGCAAAACTTTGATGGGATTGAAGTGTTTGCGTTGAGTGATGAAAAAGATTTATTTAAGTATTTGTAA
- a CDS encoding SAM-dependent methyltransferase: MSSSRLDAIINLVPKCNIVADIGTDHAYVPISLIKRGIVKRCIASDLRKGPLNIACNNIVSNNMEKVIETRLGPGLDILEKDDEVDCIVISGMGGTLIKNILDEGKEKLSPKTLIIAQPNKYQNDVREWFYNNNYNIYKEKLVLEGKRMYNIICAVVENGTTYDVDPFKYYVGDKLKRDPLYGLYIKNMLKKYKRALSAMDNMREKNSYLREKYEWLVEGLQSELNNFFKGDEF; encoded by the coding sequence ATGTCAAGTAGTAGATTAGACGCAATAATTAATTTAGTACCCAAATGTAATATAGTCGCTGATATTGGTACAGATCATGCATATGTTCCAATATCGCTGATTAAGAGAGGGATAGTTAAACGGTGCATAGCATCTGACTTGAGAAAAGGTCCGCTAAATATAGCATGTAATAATATTGTTAGCAACAATATGGAAAAAGTAATTGAAACGAGATTAGGACCAGGGCTTGATATTTTAGAAAAAGATGATGAAGTTGATTGTATAGTGATATCTGGCATGGGAGGGACATTGATAAAAAATATATTAGATGAAGGAAAAGAAAAATTATCTCCCAAAACTTTGATTATAGCTCAACCTAATAAGTATCAAAATGATGTACGCGAATGGTTTTATAATAATAATTATAATATTTATAAAGAAAAGTTGGTATTAGAGGGAAAAAGGATGTATAATATAATATGTGCTGTAGTAGAAAATGGTACAACATATGATGTTGATCCTTTTAAGTATTACGTAGGGGACAAGCTAAAACGGGATCCACTGTACGGGCTTTATATAAAGAACATGTTGAAAAAGTACAAAAGGGCATTGAGTGCCATGGATAATATGCGAGAAAAAAATTCATATTTAAGAGAAAAATATGAATGGCTAGTAGAAGGCTTACAAAGTGAGCTTAATAATTTTTTTAAAGGAGATGAATTTTAA
- a CDS encoding YkuS family protein, which yields MKNIAIEKGLSSVKNYLQSQGYSVREFDLSKNNDTTLLGSVDAVVVAGVNTNFTALDAKVTNAPIIEAAGLSPEEVKEEIEERVG from the coding sequence ATGAAAAATATAGCAATAGAAAAGGGATTGTCATCAGTTAAGAATTATTTACAAAGCCAAGGGTATAGTGTTAGAGAATTTGATTTGTCTAAGAACAATGATACTACATTACTAGGTTCGGTAGATGCAGTTGTTGTTGCAGGAGTTAATACAAATTTTACTGCACTAGATGCTAAGGTGACAAATGCGCCAATAATAGAGGCAGCTGGACTTAGTCCTGAGGAAGTAAAGGAAGAAATTGAAGAAAGAGTAGGATAA
- a CDS encoding N-acetyltransferase encodes MLEIKVNCEDDEMTVYDDGKLIGHMTFPKESMEVVLLNEVYLKEEYRGQGITQMMMEEFINSLEKTKRKVRLICPFAKKWFRKNPQYSKYVEGYVEE; translated from the coding sequence ATGCTAGAGATTAAAGTCAATTGTGAAGATGATGAAATGACGGTTTATGATGATGGTAAGTTAATTGGACACATGACTTTTCCTAAAGAATCGATGGAGGTGGTTCTTTTAAATGAGGTTTATTTAAAGGAAGAATATAGAGGACAAGGGATTACGCAAATGATGATGGAGGAATTTATAAACAGTTTAGAAAAAACAAAAAGAAAAGTGAGACTTATATGTCCTTTTGCTAAGAAATGGTTTAGGAAAAATCCTCAATATAGTAAATATGTGGAGGGTTATGTTGAAGAATAG
- a CDS encoding YihA family ribosome biogenesis GTP-binding protein — translation MNINNANFEISAVDKNQYPNASLPEVALVGRSNVGKSSYINMMLNRNNIARTSQTPGKTREINFYNIDKKLYFVDLPGYGYAKVSKEKKETWGDILEAYLNKRQQLKLVIHLVDIRHKPTQDDVIMSNWVKQRGVEYLVLASKLDKISKSQVRQRLLEIKNTLMLPEDFSIIPYSIKDKKTREIIWSNIEKKINKGE, via the coding sequence ATTAATATAAATAATGCAAATTTTGAGATTTCGGCTGTAGATAAAAACCAATATCCTAATGCTAGTTTGCCAGAAGTTGCATTAGTAGGTAGATCTAATGTGGGAAAGTCTTCTTATATAAATATGATGTTAAATAGAAATAATATAGCAAGGACAAGTCAAACACCGGGAAAAACTAGAGAGATTAATTTTTACAATATAGATAAAAAACTATATTTTGTTGATTTGCCTGGCTATGGATATGCAAAAGTTTCGAAAGAAAAGAAAGAAACTTGGGGAGATATATTAGAGGCTTACTTAAATAAAAGACAACAGCTAAAGTTAGTAATACACCTTGTTGATATAAGACATAAACCAACTCAAGATGATGTAATAATGTCTAATTGGGTAAAACAAAGAGGTGTAGAATATTTGGTATTGGCATCTAAGCTTGATAAAATCTCTAAAAGTCAGGTAAGGCAAAGGCTTTTAGAGATAAAAAATACACTTATGTTGCCGGAGGATTTTTCTATTATTCCTTATTCTATAAAAGACAAAAAAACTAGGGAAATAATATGGAGCAATATAGAAAAAAAAATAAACAAAGGAGAATAG
- a CDS encoding rhomboid family intramembrane serine protease has product MIRNYIQAVSEKLIQEKNFLLVDKEFKDNKIIFVRNGGQVFSLIELYDLDSYTEEDIQKEIVLGINNLHRIVESPTDYKIFKVFISQKGISDALKEKIKWSHVHDGYHRKYIKPIHVELDTQTITCCYERAFPDYGLIEVLYDNLEPDKWLEGNRDNLLQLDLKKQEDYKVTLLTHRPITVRTVIALNITIYLLAMVRTSLGNIKYIDFMRLMGIKDNLLIREGEYFRLVAPIFLHGGLMHLMTNCYSLSIIGPVCEKLYGNLKFIGIYMLSGIGGFIFSFALSESLSLGASGAVFGVMGALSYFGIRKPILFRNLFGTSFLAVIAMNVGLGFVLPNIDSWGHVGGLIGGFLAAGMFRYSEEDKWYVRIVCLVLFLALYGGLFYMGMR; this is encoded by the coding sequence GTGATAAGAAATTATATACAAGCAGTATCAGAAAAATTAATACAGGAAAAAAATTTTTTATTGGTAGATAAAGAGTTTAAAGATAATAAAATTATATTTGTGAGAAATGGGGGACAGGTGTTTTCTCTAATAGAGCTGTATGATTTAGATAGTTACACGGAGGAAGATATACAAAAAGAAATAGTATTGGGAATAAATAATTTGCACAGAATAGTAGAAAGCCCGACAGATTATAAAATATTTAAAGTATTTATATCACAAAAAGGTATATCTGATGCGCTAAAAGAAAAAATAAAGTGGTCACATGTGCATGATGGATATCATAGAAAATATATTAAACCAATACATGTGGAGCTTGATACACAAACAATAACTTGCTGTTATGAAAGGGCTTTCCCAGACTATGGATTAATAGAAGTTTTGTATGATAATCTAGAACCAGATAAGTGGCTGGAGGGTAATAGGGATAATTTGTTGCAGCTAGATTTAAAGAAGCAAGAAGATTATAAGGTTACGCTTTTGACGCATAGGCCAATAACTGTTCGTACAGTGATTGCTTTGAATATAACTATATATCTATTGGCTATGGTAAGGACAAGTTTAGGTAATATAAAATATATTGATTTTATGAGACTTATGGGAATAAAAGATAATTTGCTTATACGGGAAGGAGAATACTTTAGATTAGTAGCACCGATATTTTTGCATGGAGGATTAATGCACTTAATGACCAATTGCTATTCGCTTTCCATAATAGGACCTGTTTGTGAAAAACTTTATGGGAATCTAAAATTTATAGGTATATATATGTTGAGCGGAATAGGTGGATTTATATTTAGTTTTGCATTATCAGAAAGTTTAAGCCTAGGAGCATCTGGCGCGGTATTTGGAGTAATGGGGGCATTATCGTATTTTGGTATAAGGAAGCCTATCTTGTTTAGGAATTTATTTGGGACATCCTTTTTGGCAGTAATAGCAATGAATGTGGGGTTAGGTTTTGTTTTACCTAATATTGATTCATGGGGACATGTAGGCGGGCTAATTGGAGGATTTTTGGCTGCAGGCATGTTTAGATATTCAGAAGAAGATAAATGGTATGTAAGAATTGTTTGCTTAGTTTTATTTTTGGCACTATATGGAGGATTATTTTATATGGGAATGAGGTAA
- a CDS encoding RNA pseudouridine synthase, whose protein sequence is MGEMMNLNVIYEDNHIIVVEKLCNVPSQKDDTGDVDMTFIVKEYLRSKYNKKGNVYLGLVHRLDRPVGGIMLFAKTSKAASRLSSCIRNNEMEKYYLAVINGKIKPKEGILKDYLLKNKKTNMVSVVIEDTIGAKEAILEYKILKEVDNLSLVMVKLITGRSHQIRVQFKNMGASLYGDQRYGVGTSQKGQQIALWSYKISFMHPVKKTLMQFSIEPKSEYIPWRFFKMTEIIRRGE, encoded by the coding sequence ATGGGAGAGATGATGAATTTAAATGTAATTTACGAGGATAATCATATAATAGTGGTGGAGAAGTTATGTAATGTTCCTTCTCAAAAGGATGATACGGGCGATGTTGACATGACATTCATAGTAAAGGAATATCTAAGAAGTAAATATAACAAGAAGGGTAATGTGTATTTGGGCTTGGTACATAGATTAGATAGACCGGTTGGGGGGATTATGCTTTTTGCTAAGACATCTAAAGCGGCTTCAAGATTAAGTTCATGTATAAGAAACAATGAAATGGAGAAATATTATTTAGCGGTGATTAATGGAAAGATAAAACCAAAAGAAGGTATATTAAAAGATTATTTATTGAAAAATAAAAAAACTAATATGGTATCTGTTGTGATTGAAGATACCATAGGAGCTAAAGAAGCAATTTTAGAATATAAAATTTTAAAAGAGGTTGATAATTTAAGTCTAGTAATGGTAAAATTAATAACGGGTAGATCACATCAAATACGAGTACAGTTTAAAAATATGGGTGCTTCGCTATATGGCGATCAAAGATACGGAGTGGGTACTTCCCAAAAAGGTCAGCAAATTGCGTTATGGTCATATAAGATAAGTTTTATGCACCCAGTAAAAAAGACTCTGATGCAGTTTAGTATAGAGCCAAAGAGTGAATATATACCGTGGAGATTTTTCAAAATGACAGAAATTATTAGAAGAGGAGAATAA
- a CDS encoding class I SAM-dependent methyltransferase — MLLAKGWKDYKIIDAGDGEKLERWGEVILRRPDPQIIWPKGNEKMWDRADASYHRSKSGGGFWEYNSTIPKRWPISYKNLKFYVEPTGFKHTGLFPEQAVNWDWMMKKVENESRTVNVLNLFAYTGGATVALASKGAKVCHVDASKGMVNWAKENLELSGLGDRPVRFIVDDCLKFVQREKRRGNVYDAIIMDPPSYGRGPKGEIWKIEDKLFEFVSECVDLLSYKPLFFLINSYTTGFAPSVVENILKLTVNKKIKGEISVGEVGLPVSEIALPCGIYGRWER, encoded by the coding sequence ATGTTATTAGCAAAGGGCTGGAAGGATTATAAAATTATAGATGCTGGTGATGGTGAAAAACTTGAGAGATGGGGTGAGGTTATATTAAGAAGACCTGATCCACAGATAATATGGCCAAAGGGAAATGAAAAAATGTGGGATAGAGCTGATGCGAGTTACCATAGGAGTAAAAGTGGGGGAGGCTTTTGGGAATATAATTCGACTATTCCTAAAAGATGGCCCATAAGTTATAAAAATTTAAAATTTTATGTTGAACCTACAGGATTTAAGCATACAGGACTTTTTCCTGAACAGGCTGTCAATTGGGATTGGATGATGAAAAAAGTGGAGAACGAGTCCAGAACTGTTAATGTATTAAATTTATTTGCGTACACAGGAGGTGCTACGGTGGCACTTGCTTCAAAGGGGGCAAAGGTTTGCCATGTAGATGCATCAAAGGGGATGGTTAATTGGGCAAAAGAAAATTTAGAATTGTCTGGGCTAGGAGATAGGCCAGTAAGATTTATAGTTGATGATTGTTTAAAGTTTGTTCAAAGGGAGAAGAGGCGTGGTAATGTATATGATGCAATAATAATGGATCCACCCTCATATGGAAGAGGCCCAAAAGGCGAGATATGGAAGATAGAAGATAAGTTATTTGAGTTTGTGTCAGAATGTGTTGATTTATTGTCTTACAAGCCATTGTTTTTTTTAATTAATTCGTATACTACAGGCTTTGCACCTAGTGTTGTAGAGAATATACTAAAGCTTACAGTTAATAAAAAAATTAAAGGAGAAATTTCTGTAGGAGAGGTAGGCCTTCCAGTTTCTGAGATAGCATTACCTTGTGGTATTTACGGGAGATGGGAGAGATGA